Proteins found in one Acidobacteriota bacterium genomic segment:
- a CDS encoding YqgE/AlgH family protein, which produces MAEEKSRVNLAELAPGLIVAMPQLVDPNFNRTVVLLIKANEEGALGVVINRSTGVSLREFLGYQDVEYAGPAEIEVNLGGPVEQDSHLLVLHGEEPVFGGGSEDELALAEGVRLVTAREGLAILAERGAERLRCYVGYAGWAPGQLEWELSEGAWVPLPCEASLVFDEPLGRVWGQALRRAGLDPVSLVPGGAVN; this is translated from the coding sequence ATGGCCGAAGAAAAGTCACGGGTGAATCTGGCGGAGCTGGCCCCCGGCCTGATCGTGGCCATGCCCCAGCTCGTCGACCCCAATTTCAATCGTACGGTGGTGCTCTTGATCAAGGCCAACGAGGAGGGAGCCTTGGGGGTCGTGATCAATCGCTCTACGGGTGTGAGCTTGCGGGAATTTCTAGGCTACCAGGACGTGGAGTACGCCGGCCCGGCCGAGATCGAGGTCAATCTGGGCGGTCCCGTGGAACAGGACTCCCACCTGTTGGTGCTGCACGGAGAAGAACCGGTGTTCGGGGGGGGCAGCGAGGACGAATTGGCGTTGGCCGAGGGGGTGCGGCTGGTCACGGCCCGCGAGGGCCTGGCGATCCTGGCCGAGCGGGGCGCCGAGCGCCTGCGCTGCTACGTGGGCTATGCCGGCTGGGCTCCGGGGCAACTGGAGTGGGAGCTCAGCGAAGGTGCGTGGGTGCCTCTGCCCTGCGAAGCCAGCCTGGTCTTCGATGAGCCCCTGGGGCGGGTCTGGGGGCAGGCCCTGCGCCGGGCAGGCCTCGACCCGGTGAGCCTCGTGCCGGGCGGAGCTGTCAACTAG